A DNA window from Siniperca chuatsi isolate FFG_IHB_CAS linkage group LG6, ASM2008510v1, whole genome shotgun sequence contains the following coding sequences:
- the zgc:113223 gene encoding tetraspanin-33 gives MCGYRTIKYTLFIFCYAFWVVSAVFIAVGIYAKIAKEKDVVDTLTVDPALLLIVLGSVMFLITFLGCFGALRNATCLLKTFLGILVAILLLQIAAGVVGYLFTDMVMERTEMLMMKAILRYREDQDLENAIDFIQKKFQCCGVESYKDWVHNVYFKCLPSNPSLEACGVPFSCCVHLQNQTVLNTMCGYGKQQLEERSASKDIFTIGCLEMIVWWAKNNLLLVAGLTAGLLLLEVGMIGLAAAQISMIKKVQQQKKENATRGKSERKDSYWYPAFADFDDE, from the exons GTTGTGAGCGCCGTCTTCATAGCGGTGGGGATCTACGCCAAGATCGCCAAGGAGAAAG atgtggtTGACACCCTGACAGTAGATCCAGCTCTGCTGTTGATCGTCCTCGGCTCAGTGATGTTTCTCATCACGTTCCTCGGATGTTTCGGAGCGCTGCGTAACGCCACCTGCCTGCTGAAGACG TTTCTGGGGATCCTGGTGGCCATCCTCCTCCTGCAGATCGCTGCTGGAGTCGTGGGATACCTCTTCACTGACATG GTGATGGAGAGGACGGAGATGCTAATGATGAAGGCCATCCTCCGCTACAGGGAGGACCAGGACTTGGAGAACGCCATCGACTTCATCCAGAAGaag tttcagtgctgtggaGTTGAGAGCTATAAGGACTGGGTCCATAATGTCTACTTTAAGTGTTTGCCCAGCAACCCCAGTCTGGAGGCCTGTGGAGTTCCCTTCTCCTGCTGCGTTCACCTACAGAACCAG ACGGTGCTGAACACCATGTGTGGTTATGggaagcagcagctggaggagcgTTCGGCCAGTAAAGACATCTTCACCATCGGCTGCCTGGAGATGATCGTGTGGTGGGCCAAAAACAACCTGCTGCTGGTGGCCGGTCTGACTGCCGGCCTGCTGCTGCTCGAG GTCGGCATGATCGGCCTGGCGGCCGCTCAAATCTCCATGATAAAGAAAGtccaacaacaaaagaaagaaaatgcaactAGAGGCAAATCGGAAAGAAAGGACAGCTACTGGTATCCTGCTTTTGCAGACTTCGATGACGAATAA